The genomic segment CGCTATACATGCCAAGATCTGAAACATTGAAATTTATCGGCTCACTCGAAAGGTAGCGTGCCACCTGTGCGTGCCACCGAACATGATCAGGCACGCCGCTATGCATGCCAAGATCTGCAATTgttatcaatcaatcaataagtTCACTCAAGAAGTAGCGCACCACTGAACCCACAACTCGGCCGCAGAGGACAGAAAAATGTGCTTCATAATATCCCAACTAATAACAtaaatgtgtgccgtgtggttccaggcaccaaaacaaaaaagaataggaccactccatctctttcccatggatgtcataaaaggcgactaagggataggcttacaaacttgggattcttttctaggcgatgggctagcaacctgtcactatttaaatctcaattctatcattaagccaaaaagctgaacgcggccattcagtattttcaagactgttggctctgtctaccccacaagggatatagacgtgactatacatatgtatgtatgtatgtatgtaataatataaatgcgttaatttataaaagtaagtttacttgtttttttatttgtgtcttcacgggttatctactgaattaatcttcttgttatgtcacgtatatataacTAAGGACAAAGGGTATCTTTTATCCCGATAAAAAAATTCCTGTGGGATTTACGAAAAATCTATATGCGCTCAgtcaatagcagcgaagaatctaaattgCACAAGCAAAGATTTTACTGATTGGAGCAAAAAtgcaacctccgactcaacatcgtcaaATCAACGCTTTGGCGATGTGGCGGTAGGGGATGAGCTCCTACCTCGTACAGACCATCCCCTCCCCCGCATTCAGGCCACTGAAGCGACCACCACATCCCTACCAGGGGTATCCAACCTGACAGGGTTCCTTTTAGCTTCCCAGTGGTCGATTACATCACATGAAAGATTGAAAACCTTAggtgctcttacggtgagggtaaACATagtgaggaaatctgcacattaaggcaactgaatgtgttagGTTTCGCTGCAAAGATTGTAAGGGTCAAACGGAAACGGGAGTAGCTtcctgtaaaaacctgacactTAAAAAGGCGCACTACGGCGCCTCTCTTTAAGAAGGTCAtgtttataatagaatagaacgcTTAGCCCAGAAAGATGCAACAAATTAcctgtttaaaaatatgaaaatatttcgtcCCATTTCCGTAGTTCCTCAACGTATTTAGAATCTTCATTTCCTTTGTAAGGCATCACACTCgaaagataaattattaacaataaatttttcaccaaattaaaaaaaatactaactaCGTTTTGTTCGCTCGCGCGTAATTTTGGAAGTGCTATGAACTAAATTCGTGACACTAatggcacttaagaataaaatgataataaatggGTATATATTGACGTATTAACACAGTTAACGATATAACGCAGGTGTAAAAGAATAGAACAAGTGATAAAgtatctttttttgttttattgaattttaaaggTACCTTCCTAAAAGCATAAATAAAAGACCTCCACAAAAGTGAACAGGAAGAGATAGACCACATACAAAGATGAGCAAATTCTTTCCATGTACTAAATTTCGTCCAgaagattttgcgtgaaagcgaaagaaacacacacacatctttacaaactttatcattttcaattttagtaGAATAGATAGTATAGGTAGTAGGCAGAATATATCGCCAAATCACAATTAGATCGGCTATGTTCCTATGTTCACATAGGCATATCTAATTACAGAGTTTACCCTTGGGGGCCGTTCTAGGGAATCATAGGGTGGGCAGACATTATTTTGGGGTAAGCTCGAAACTGTTCTGAATACTAGTTAGGAATTGCGAAACTGTTCTgtgggaaatattttttagatattgAACCTTTTATGTTAAGCTTCGTATTTAACGTTTCTAAACAATGTTGAAATAGCCTTTTCAATAATAACAGACAAcagtgaataaaattaaaccaaaTTCCAAATCGAGTGGAAGTGAAGTGGTTTATATTGAACcacaaattttagtttttcaaagaaaaaataaatcttttttaaaggtagttacctacctaattctgttttgtgaagaaataatgaattacatacaaaaaatcttgAAGATTACCCTCATTTTGCTAGTTGTTGGAAAGATTAATCTTCATCTAATGTGTCAGGTTACTTCTAACTCCTAGCGTTAGGTAGTCATGGTTACATCCTCAGCTCTCTGGGATGCGCCAATGACCATAATCTTGGATTGGGTCATtctggtttttacacgaagtgactgcAATCTGTAACCTTTGCAGgcaaataaattcatattggatcatggttacacatccagtagcctaaatgtgcaggtttccacTCATGGTAATAGCTTAGCATTGCCTCACAATACCGAATAGATAGGTACCACGAAATTTTTTGATGGAGATAGATGTTTTAAACCTTTATACACATGTGCTAAACATGTGTATAAAGGTTTAAAAATATCGTCAAAATGATCGATCCCTGgtcgaataataaatatcaatcaTCTAGGCGTATCTaggtaatatattttcaaagggAATTTTGTAGTGCAATCCCTCACTAAATACCTATAAATGAGAAATTCTGTCTGTTCCGTTTTTACAGctaaactactggaccgattcgAATGCAATTTGGATGGATGATGGATTTGATCAATGGATCAGAGTGGAACAAAGGCGTTTACCTGGGTGTCCCAGCTAGGGACACAAGTCACCTGGATGATATCGCTTTTACGGTACCTAGCTACATCACCtgttatttatgaaatagaTTTAGAGCTAGTTCAGACATGGTGGATTCCGCGCAGATGCAAATCGCGCGGTTCTAAACGCAAGTGTTCAGACAGGCGCGGATGTACATGCGGAGTGCCGTTATTCGCATAGGGTGACAGTCCAATCATGGAAGTCGAAGAAGCAATATGTGTGTACTTGTTGCTccgtaaaaaagaaagaaagaagaaacgGCAGTATTGGGTGCATCCAATATTACGCGATCGGTTTACTCATGGTCAGTTTCAGACTTTATATCCAAAATTAAGAAGTTTTGAACCAAAATTCTTCAATTATTTGAGAATGTCGATAAATTCATTTGATGAATTATTAGAAATGATAAGTAAACAAATTGAATCTAATGATACCCATATGAGGTCAAGCGTGTCCCCAGAAGAAAAACTCGTGATCACATTAAggtaagatatttattttatacgtcagaatatatattttgtactatAGAAGACTGTGAATCGTCAGTGCTATTGCATGATAAAGGCGATGGAGACTCTCCTGGTACTATTGTAGAATATCCAGTGAAATATCCTTGTGGGTTTGAATATTGTTGGTTTTGCCAAAATACTGCATTAGGCGTGTTTTGCTGGCTCGTGATATGAATAGGCGATGGTAATTTCTGCCCTTTCTGTATTACCTGGAGCAATTCAATTTTAGTAGCCAATCGTTTATTTTCTGGAACTTTCTTTAACTCTTTATACAATGACATGCAAAAAagtttatcatcatcatcttgcTTTGACATACTTTCTTGTATCTGTCTTTGTATTTTATCTCTTGATTCAATACTATTTTCTAATATGTCAGCCAATCGCTCTTCtgaagtaattttagttttcttCCTTTTATTGGGTACCGGTTGTATTTCACGtgcatttacaaaattatctaGCTTTTGGTCAATGTTCcgaatttcttcatttttggCTTCATCTATGTTTGTGATAGTTTCTTTGTTTTCTATCGTCTTCTGAAGAAAAGAAAGCCGGTCGAAATACATGTATTTTGAACCTTTACATGCACCAGAACCAGAAGGAATTGATTTGCCTTTCTTGAATTCCTTATTATAAGCATCACGGATGTTcttccattttttttgtaataatacacCTGGAACAGAAATCACTATctttaacaaatataaatacagtAGCGGTTAGGTAATTCAAGACACTCATTATGCTTTAACTAGCGGACCCGACAGACTTTCAAAACGATacagattaatattttatttttcagatatCTGGGTACTGGTTGTTCCTTTGGAGAACTACATTACAACTTTCGTCTTGGCAAATCTACAATCACAGGAATTGTCCGTGAAGTATGTGAAGCTCTGTGGGAAAAAGTCACAAAAAACGTCATGCCTGAATCCAGCGAAGATATATGGAAGAAAATAGctaaagattttgaaaaatatgcaaattttCCCAATTGCATAGGCGCCATAGATGGCAAGCATATAAGGATTACAAAACCCAAAGATTCGGGTtctttgtattataattacaaaacttttttttccaTAGTACTGTTGGCACTTTGTGATAGTAACTATTGTTTTACTTTCATAGATATCGGATCTTACGGAAAAAGTAGTGATTctgcaatttttaaaaattcagcATTTTATAAAAGGTTAATAGAAAAGTCATTACACATACCAAAACCTAAACCAATATCTGAAACAGATCCTAAACCATTGCCATACGTCATAGTTGGCGATGAAGCGTTTGGTTTATCCGAAAATGTAATGCGACCCTATGCAGGTAAAGGGCTAtcatacgaaaaaaaaatatttaattacaggtTATCAAGAGCTCGACGTTTTATTGAATGCACTTTTGGAATTCTGGCAAACAAGTGGCGCATTTTTCATAGGCCTATAAACGTGAATATAGACTTTGCCGAAGACATAATAAAGGCCTGTTGCGTGCTACACAATTTTGTTAGAACTAGAGATGGTATACAGTATGAAGATACTTTACATACTGCGCCAATGAGTAATCTTATTACATTACATGCAGGAAGGGGTACACCATCATCATTAAACATTAGAGACAAATATGCTAATTACTTTGTGAATGAGGGTCGTGTAGAATGGCAAGACacgaaaatatgaaattaaaattgttacagTTCGCGCCAAATAACTAAACTCAAGATGGCGCGTCGCGTTGGTGGGTTGTACATATTACAGTTAATAGCTATACGTTACTGTGGCAACGTGATAGTTTTCCCGCGCTCGTTACGTACCGCCAAACAACGTTATACACATTTCAGTTATTTGGGGTGGACTGTCTATTACAAAACATGTAAACTACCCtggtaaaatgtataattaaatgtCTACTGACCAAAAAGAACCTTCTTTTCCAAAGAATCCTCATTTTCTCCAAAAATCTCCACCAGCTCCTGCCAAGCTCCGTTTTTAATCGTTTTGTTAGAATATTCTGCACATTGGATGTTCCACAAAGCAGGTCTTTTTTCCACCTCATCGATGAATAGCTCGGTGTCGAAGCGATCCATTGTCACCGTCCGATACGCGCGGCTTCCGCGGAGCAACTGAACGCCCTCTAGGTACgtcaagtaaataaaaacgaGCGGCGACCGCGCGAATTCATTTTCTAGCGGTTGAGTGGCGGGAGCCGCGCGGATTGTCAATCCGTGCGGACAGGTATGAACGATTTGTAAGGCGCTAATGTAATTAGGATCTGCGCGGTTCAACCGCGCTGTTTGAAACCGCGCGGAATCCGCCGTGTCTGAACTAGCTCTTAGAGCTAGTTCAGACATGGCGGATTCCGCGCAGATGCAAATCGCGCGGTTCTAAACGCAAGTGTTCAGACAGGCGCGGATGTACATGCGGAGTGCCGTTATTCGCATAGGGTGACAGTCCAATCATGGAAGTCGAAGAAGCAATATGTGTGTACTTGTTGCTccgtaaaaaagaaagaaagaagaaacgGCAGTATTGGGTGCATCCAATATTACGCGATCGGTTTACTCATGGTCAGTTTCAGACTTTATATCCAAAATTAAGAAGTTTTGAACCAAAATTCTTCAATTATTTGAGAATGTCGATAAATTCATTTGATGAATTATTAGAAATGATAAGTAAACAAATTGAATCTAATGATACCCATATGAGGTCAAGCGTGTCCCCAGAAGAAAAACTCGTGATCACATTAAggtaagatatttattttatacgtcagaatatatattttgtactatAGAAGACTGTGAATCGTCAGTGCTATTGCATGATAAAGGCGATGGAGACTCTCCTGGTACTATTGTAGAATATCCAGTGAAATATCCTTGTGGGTTTGAATATTGTTGGTTTTGCCAAAATACTGCATTAGGCGTGTTTTGCTGGCTCGTGATATGAATAGGCGATGGTAATTTCTGCCCTTTCTGTATTACCTGGAGCAATTCAATTTTAGTAGCCAATCGTTTATTTTCTGGAACTTTCTTTAACTCTTTATACAATGACATGCAAAAAagtttatcatcatcatcttgcTTTGACATACTTTCTTGTATCTGTCTTTGTATTTTATCTCTTGATTCAATACTAT from the Amyelois transitella isolate CPQ chromosome 25, ilAmyTran1.1, whole genome shotgun sequence genome contains:
- the LOC106141189 gene encoding uncharacterized protein LOC106141189 translates to MDRFDTELFIDEVEKRPALWNIQCAEYSNKTIKNGAWQELVEIFGENEDSLEKKVLFGVLLQKKWKNIRDAYNKEFKKGKSIPSGSGACKGSKYMYFDRLSFLQKTIENKETITNIDEAKNEEIRNIDQKLDNFVNAREIQPVPNKRKKTKITSEERLADILENSIESRDKIQRQIQESMSKQDDDDKLFCMSLYKELKKVPENKRLATKIELLQVIQKGQKLPSPIHITSQQNTPNAVFWQNQQYSNPQGYFTGYSTIVPGESPSPLSCNSTDDSQSSIVQNIYSDV
- the LOC132903392 gene encoding uncharacterized protein LOC132903392 gives rise to the protein MEVEEAICVYLLLRKKERKKKRQYWVHPILRDRFTHGQFQTLYPKLRSFEPKFFNYLRMSINSFDELLEMISKQIESNDTHMRSSVSPEEKLVITLRYLGTGCSFGELHYNFRLGKSTITGIVREVCEALWEKVTKNVMPESSEDIWKKIAKDFEKYANFPNCIGAIDGKHIRITKPKDSGSLYYNYKTFFSIVLLALCDSNYCFTFIDIGSYGKSSDSAIFKNSAFYKRLIEKSLHIPKPKPISETDPKPLPYVIVGDEAFGLSENVMRPYAGKGLSYEKKIFNYRLSRARRFIECTFGILANKWRIFHRPINVNIDFAEDIIKACCVLHNFVRTRDGIQYEDTLHTAPMSNLITLHAGRGTPSSLNIRDKYANYFVNEGRVEWQDTKI